A DNA window from Castanea sativa cultivar Marrone di Chiusa Pesio chromosome 7, ASM4071231v1 contains the following coding sequences:
- the LOC142644184 gene encoding uncharacterized protein LOC142644184 yields MCHSVLTTLRGAGREWFTRLPTSSINNFEQLSSAFLRHFVGGQRPKRPTDLLLTIKQGEKETLRSYVKRFTRETLEVDDADDKVQLTTFKAGLKSRKFVVSLAKNPPRTMAEMLLKAQKYMNAEDALAAIVDEERPRKEGMKKDERRGQKREHLGRRGSDVDKRKDEKSPRTVKFTPLIMLVDKILTQIQDQHYLQWPRPLHSSPNVRDKNKYCRFHKDHGHYTEDCRDLKG; encoded by the coding sequence atgtgtcATTCCGTCCTTACTACATTGAGGGGAGCTGGAAGAGAGTGGTTCACGAGACTGCCCACTTCATCCATTAACAACTTCGAGCAATTAAGTAGCGCCTTTCTGCGCCATTTTGTCGGAGGGCAACGTCCCAAGAGACCAACGGATctcctactcactattaagcaaggggaGAAAGAGACCTTGCGGTCATACGTGaaacgcttcactcgagagACCCTAGAAGTGGACGACGCAGACGATAAGGTACAGCTGACGACATTTAAAGCAGGGCTTAAGTCCAGAAAATTCGTCGTTTCGCTGGCAAAGAATCCGCCTCGgacgatggcagagatgctCCTGAAGgcccaaaagtacatgaatgccgaGGACGCACTGGCAGCCATTGTGGACGAGGAAAGGCCAAGAAAGGAGGGAATGAAGAAAGACGAACGTAGGGGGCAAAAGAGGGAGCACCTAGGCCGTCGAGGAAGTGACGTAGATAAACGAAAGGACGAAAAATCTCCACGAACAGTAAAATTCACCCCTCTAATTATGcttgttgacaaaattttgacacagattCAGGATCAACATTACCTTCAATGGCCGAGACCTTTACATTCATCCCCTAACGTGCgtgacaagaacaaatactgTCGATTCCACAAAGATCATGGccattacacggaggattgccgAGACCTGAAAGGATAG
- the LOC142642531 gene encoding branched-chain-amino-acid aminotransferase 6-like has product MASPTQTKSNSGVEKYADINWDELGFDLAPADYMYVTKCGKEEYFTNGVGNIIPYANIAISPFAGILNYGQGLLEGLKAYRRDDGRVLLFRPEQNAQRMQTGAERLCMPSPSIEHFVEAVKQTVLANKHWVPPPRKGSLYVRPLLIGSGPVLSLVTAPEISFLIHACPVGNYHKGPLNLLVEDKTHRATPGGTGDIKTITNYSPVYKAIAQAKARGFSDVLFLDAVSKKYIEEVSSCNIFIVKGNVISTPAICGTILPGITRKSIIEIALGFGYQVEERVIPLEDLFDVDEVFCTGTAVVVSPVASITYGDKRVEYKTGAETVSKKLYDMLTGIQTGRIEDKMGWTVEID; this is encoded by the exons ATGGCTTCACCCACTCAAACCAAGAGTAACAG TGGAGTTGAAAAATATGCCGATATCAACTGGGATGAACTTGGATTTGATCTAGCCCCAGCAGATTACATGTATGTCACGAAATGCGGTAAAGAGGAGTATTTTACCAACGGAGTCGGAAACATTATTCCCTATGCAAACATTGCAATAAGCCCATTTGCCGGAATCTTAAACTATGGACAG GGATTGCTAGAGGGTCTAAAGGCATACAGGAGAGATGATGGTCGTGTATTGCTCTTTCGACCGGAACAAAATGCTCAACGCATGCAGACTGGTGCAGAGAGACTGTGCATGCCATCGCCATCTATTGAGCACTTTGTTGAGGCTGTAAAGCAAACAGTCCTAGCCAACAAGCATTGG GTACCTCCCCCACGGAAAGGTTCGCTCTATGTTAGGCCATTGCTCATTGGAAGTGGACCTGTACTGAGTTTGGTAACAGCACCGGAAATCTCATTTCTCATACATGCTTGCCCTGTTGGAAATTATCACAAG gGTCCCTTAAACTTGCTTGTGGAAGATAAGACCCATCGTGCTACTCCTGGTGGAACTGGGGACATCAAGACCATCACCAACTACTCACCG GTATACAAAGCAATAGCTCAAGCAAAGGCCAGAGGATTTTCTGATGTCCTATTCCTAGACGCGGtgtctaaaaaatatattgaggaGGTTTCATCTTGTAATATTTTCATTGTCAAG GGCAATGTTATTTCAACCCCAGCAATTTGTGGAACAATTCTGCCTGGCATCACTCGAAAAAGCATCATTGAGATTGCACTTGGCTTTGGTTATCAG GTCGAGGAACGTGTCATTCCATTGGAGGATTTGTTTGATGTTGATGAAGTTTTCTGTACTGGAACTGCTGTGGTTGTAAGTCCAGTTGCTAGTATAACCTATGGAGATAAAAG GGTTGAGTACAAGACTGGAGCTGAAACAGTGTCTAAGAAACTTTATGATATGTTAACTGGGATTCAAACAGGCCGTATTGAGGACAAGATGGGATGGACTGTCGAAATTGATTGA
- the LOC142642028 gene encoding elicitor-responsive protein 3-like, which yields MSIIGIQGQILEVTVVGCNKLKDTEWISKQDPYVCLEYSSAKYRTKTCTDGGKNPTFNHKFKLELIEGYVEIKIMVWNENIVTSHKFIGSGRVLLQKVLS from the exons ATGTCGATTATTGGCATTCAAGGCCAAATTCTTGAGGTCACTG TTGTTGGGTGCAACAAGCTCAAAGACACCGAATGGATTTCAAAGCAGGACCCGTATGTGTGCCTCGAATATTCTAGTGCCAAGTATCGCACTAAAACTTGTACTG ATGGTGGTAAGAATCCGACATTCAACCACAAATTTAAGTTGGAGTTAATTGAAGGTTATGTAGAGATAAAAATCATGGTTTGGAACGAGAATATAGTTACTTCCCACAAATTCATCGGCAGTGGAAG AGTTCTATTGCAAAAGGTTCTTTCTTAG